ATTGGGAACGGGAACCGGGAACGGGAACAGGAACCGGGATCAGGAACCGGGACCGGGATCGAGACAGGGAACGGATCGGAACCGGGACGGCCGGGACCGAGGGTCCCGAGGACCGGATGGGGGAACCGGGGGGATCAGGAACCGGGAACGGATTGGGAACGGGAACCGGGAAGGGATCAGGAAGGAACAGGATTGGGAACAGAAGGGAACGGATCAGGAACAGGAACGGGATCAGGAAGGGACGAGAAGGGACCGGGATCGGGAACCGGGAACGGGATTGGGAACCGGGAGCGGGATTGGGAACCGGGAGCGGGATTGGGAACGGGAACCGGGAACGGGAACCGGGAGCGGGGTCCCGGAGGGCTCGCTCGGGGCCTGGCGGGGCCCGCTCCGGAGGGGCCGTTCCGGGGCCTGCTCGGGCCCGATTTGGGTCCCCGAGGTCCCGGTTGGGGGCCCGGGGGGCTTAGGGCGGCGCCGTGGCCGTGAggggaagggacagagggacagggggacaggaggggacagagggacaggaagggacagagggacaggaggggacaggaggggacagagggacaggaggggacagagggacaggaggggacagagggacaggggggacagggggacggGAGGGACcctgagggtggcactgggaggggacaggtgggacagggtggcacaggggcacctgagggtggcactgggaggggacaggtggcactgggtggcaccgggtggcacaggggcacctgagggtggcactgggaggggacaggtgggacagggtggcacagaggcACCTGAGGGTGGCACCGAGAGGGGACAGGTGGCACCTGAGGCCGTtgtgtccccacagctccaagcccagctgggctgaccaggtggaggaggagggaggagaggatggTGAGTGACAccggggacacctggggggtggcacctgggacacctgtggTACCTgtcacacctgggacacctggcagGGGTGGCATTTGTCACACCTGTGGtacctgtcacacctgtcatTGGTGgcacctgtcacacctgtgacacctgtAGGGGGtggcacctgggacacctgtTGGGTGGCATCTGTGgcacctgtcacacctgtggTACCTGTCACATCTgtcacacctggggcacctgtCAGGGGTGGCACCTGTGGTACCTgtcacacctggggcacctgtCACATCTGTCACACCTGTGGTACCTGTCATTGGTgtcacacctggggcacctgtCAGGGGTGGCATTTGTCACACCTGTGGTACCTGTCACATCTgtcacacctgggacacctgtcAGGGGTGGCATTTgtcacacctggggcacctgtCACATCTgtcacacctggggcacctggcGGGGGTGGCATCTGTGGTAGCTGTCACCCCTGGGACACCTGTCATTGGTGgcacctgtcacacctgtgacacctgtCATTGGTGGCACCTGTCACACATGTGGtacctgtcacacctgtcacacctgtggTACCTGTCACACGTgtcacacctggggcacctggcGGGGGTGGCATCTGTGGtacctgtcacacctgtcacaccgggtcacctgtgcccaggtgaggttctctgagcccaggtgagccagGTGAGGCTGTACCTGAGCCCAGGTGAGGTTCTCTGAGCCCAGGTGAGGTTCTCTGAGCCCAGGTGAGGTTCCCTGAGGGTTCCTGAGCCCAGGTGACCCAGGTGAGGTTCCCTGAGGGTTCCTGAGCCCAGGTGACCCAGGTGAGCGTTACCTGAGCCCAGGTGAGGTTCCCTGAGGGTTCCTGAGCCCAGGTGACCCAGGTGAGGCTGTACCTGAGCCCAGGTGAGGTTCCCTGGGGGTTCCTGAGCCCAGGTGAGCGTTACCTgagcccaggtgtcccctgtccctcccagaCAAGGTGATCACCTCTGAGCTCCTCAAGGATCTGCCCCTGCCCGGGGTCCTGGGAGGCCCCTCCAGCGCCGAGGCCGAGCTGCTCAAGGGAGGTgagaggggacacctggggacacacctggggacacacctgacacacctggggacagctggggacacagctggggacacacctgacacacctggggacaggtggggacacacctgacacacctggggacaggtggggacacagctgggacacagctgggggcATTTGGGAACACTTGAAACACACCTGGGGATACCTGGGGGACatctggacacacctggggacgcACGTGGGGGCACTTGGCAatacctgggacacacctggaggggagggacacagctggggacagcagggacacatctGGGACAcgtgtgacacacctggggacacctggggacacacctgacacacctggggacacctggggacacacctgggggcactTGGGGatacctgggacacacctggagacACCagggggacagctgggggaacatctgggcacagctggggataCCTGGGACACatgtgacacacctggggacagctgggaacacagctgggacacatgtgacacacctggggacacctggaggggagggacacagccggggacacctgggacacacctgggacacatgtgacacacctggggacagctgtaGAGGGAGGGACACACTTGGgagcccttggggacacctggggacacacctggggacacctgtggGGAGAGGGACACCAGTGGGGGCACTTGGGGACGGCTGGGACGCACCTGGAGtgctctggggacacacctgggacacacctgaggaactctggggacacacctggggacagcagggacacacctggggacagcagggacacacctgggtctcacctgtccctgtccccagggcccctcccctcccccaagGAGGTCGTCAATGGCAACATCAAAACCATCACCGAGTACCGCGAGGAGGAGGACGGGCGCAAGGTCAAGGTGGGCACGGCGGGCACCTGAGCCCGAAAACTGGCACCTGAGCCCTAAAACTGGCACCTGAGCCCCAAAACTGGCACCTGAGCTTGGGATTTGGCACCTGAGCCCTAAAACTGGCACCTGAGCCCGAAAACTGGCACCTGAGCTTGGGATTTGGCACCTGAGCCCTAAAACTGGCACCTGAGCCCGAAAACTGGCACCTGAGCCCTAAAACTGGCACCTGAGCCCTAAAACTGGCACCTGAGCCCAAAAACTGGCACCTGAGCTCGGGAATTGGCACCTGAGCCCGAAAACTGGCACCTGAGCTCGGGATTTGGCACCTGAGCCCGAAAACTGGCACCTGAGCCCGAAAACTGGCACCTGAGCCCGAAAACTGGCACCTGAGCTCGGGATTTGGCACCTGAGCCCTAAAACTGGCACCTGAGCCCTAAAACTGGCACCTGAGCTCGGGATTTGGCACCTGAGCCCGAAAACTGGCACCTGAGCCCCAAAACTGGCACCTGAGCCCAAAAACTGGCACCTGAGCCCGAAAACTGGCACCTGAGCCCTAAAACTGGCACCTGAGCCCGAAAACTGGCACCTGAGCCCAAAAACTGGCACCTGAGCCCTAAAACTGGCACCTGAGCTCGGGATTTGGCACCTGAGCCCTAAAACTGGCACCTGAGCCCAAAAACTGGCACCTGAGCCCGAAAACTGGCACCTGAGCCCCAAAACTGGCACCTGAGCCCAAAACTGGCACCTGAGCCCTCGGGATTTGGCACCTGAGCCGAAAACTGGCACCTGAGCCCGAACCGGCACCTGAGCAACTGGCACCTGAGCCCGAAAACTGGCACCTGAGCCCTAAAACTGGCACCTGAGCCCGGAAACTGGCACCTGAGCCCGAAAACTGGCACCTGAGCTCGGGATTTGGCACCTCTGCTCCCCAAATTTGGCACCTCtggaccccaaatttgggaccAGAGCTCCAAAATTGGCACCTGAGCCTCAAATTTGGTACCTGAGGTCCAAAATTCGGCATCTGAGCCCCAAATTTGGCACCTGAGCCTCAAATTTGGTATCTGAGCCTCGAATTTGGCACCTCTGAGTCTCAAATTTGGCTCCTGAGCTCCAAAATTGGCACCTCTGAACCCAAATTTGGCTTTTTAGGGATTCAGGTGGTCCAggaatccccaaatttgggattttttgggatcagGTGGTCCAagaatccccaaatttgggattttttgggatcagGTGGTCCAggaatccccaaatttggggttttaggggttcAGATGCTCCAggaatccccaaatttgggattttttgggatcagGTGGTCCAagaatccccaaatttggggtttttggggttcaggtgctccaggaattcccaaatttggggttttaggggttaAGATgctccaggaattcccaaatttgggatttttggggttcaggtgctccaggaattcccaaatttggggttttaggggttaAGATgctccaggaattcccaaatttggggtttttggggttcagatgctccaggaattcccaaatttgggatttttggggttcaggtgctccaggaattcccaaatttggagttttttggggcccaggtgctccaggaattcccaaatttggggtttttggggttcagatgctccaggaattcccaaatttggattttttggggcccaggtgctccaggaattcccagatCTGTCGCCCGTGggccccaaatttgggattttttggggttttccagccTCATTCCCACGTTTTTCCCGTCCCAGATCATCCGAACGTTCCGGATCGAGACCCGAAAAGCCTCCAAGGCCGTGGCCCGGCGCAaggtggggaaaaatgggataaaaatggggaaaaatggggaaaaatgggataaaaatggggggaaatgggattaaaatgggataaaaatgggattaaaatgggggaaaatggggaaaaatgggattaaaatggggaaaaatgggataaaaatggggaaaaatgggattaaaatgggataaaaatggggaaaaatgggattaaaatggggaaaaatgggataaaaatggggaaatggggaaaaatgggataaaaatggggggaaatgggataaaaatgggataaaaatggggaaaaatgggataaaaatggggaaaaatggggaaaaatgggattaaaatgggggaaaatgggattaaaatgggattaaaatgggggaaaatggggaaaaatgggataaaaatggggaaaaatgggatgaaaaatgggataaaaatgggggaaaatgggataaaaatgggattgaaatgggaaaaatgggataaaaatggggaaaaatgggattaaaatggggaaaataggataaaaatggggaaaaatgggataaaaatggggggaaatgggattgggaatgggaaaaatgggattgggaatgggaaaaatgggataaaagtGGGactgaaatggggaaaaatgggataaaaatgggaacaatgggattgggaatgggaaaaatgggattaaaatgggaaaaatgggattgggaatgggaaaaatggggaaattgggattgggattgggaaaaatgggattgggaatgggaaaaattgggaaattgggattgggaatgggaaaatgggattgggaatgggaaaaatgggaagattgggattgggattggaattTACCTGGGAAAAACGGGATTGGAATTGGGAAGAATGGGATTTacctgggaaaaatgggattgggaatgagaaaaatgggattgaCCTGGGAATTGAATTGGATTTAcctggggatgggattgggaataggaaaaaatgggatttacctgggaaaaatgggatttggaaaAGTGGGATTTACCTAGGAATTGGATTTACGtggaattgggaaaaattgggatttatCTTGGAGTTTAATTGGAATTTACCTGGGaataaaattgggaaaaatgggactTAACTGGGAAAAACAGGATTGagattgggaaaaatgggatttactTTGGAATGGGGTTTACCTGGGGAtagaattgggaaaaatgggatttaccTGGGattgagaaaaatgggatttaccTGGGGAtagaattgggaaaaatgggattttcctggggatagaattgggaaaaatgggatttaccTATGGGAtagaattgggaaaaatgggatttaccTGGGGAtagaattgggaaaaatgggatttaccTATGGGAtagaattgggaaaaatgggattttcctggggatagaattgggaaaaatgggatttaccTATGGGAtagaattgggaaaaatgggattttcctggggatagaattgggaaaaatgggattttcctggggatagaattgggaaaaatgggatttaccTGGGGATAGAATTGGGATTTACCTGGGAGCGAGAAGCGGGATTTAGGTGTTGCCATGGGAACGGGGCTGGAATCCCGAATTTCCTGGGGTTTTCAGTTCCCTTTTCCCGtttttctcctccccaccccccacccccagaactggaagaaatttgggaattccgAGTTCGACGCCCCTGGGCCCAACGTGGCCACGACGACCGTGAGCGACGACGTCTTCATGACCTTCATCACCAGCAAGGAGGTACGGACAGACGGACGggcgtgcccaggtgtgcccaggtgtgcccccaggtgtgcccaggtgtccccccacAGCACCTGAATTGTCAGAAGGAGGAGAACCCCATGAACATCTCCAGGTGTGCCCCATGGCCAcgtgtgtccccagctgtgtcctaggtgtccccagctgcccaaagctgtccccaggtgtgcccaggtgcgctCAGGTGCGTCCCCAAGCAGGACCTGAattgtgaggaggaggagaaccCCATGAACATCTCTAGGTGTGCCCCATGCCCACATGTGTCCCTAGGTGtccacagctgtccccagctgtccccaggtgtatctcaggtgtccccagctgtcctcaggtgtgcccaggtgtgctcaggtgtctCTCCATGCAGGACCTGAACTGTGAGAAGAAGGAGAACCCCATGAACATCTCTAGGTGTGCCCCATGCCCACGTGTGTTATCAGGGAGGTCTAtagctgtgcccaggtgtatctcaggtgttCCCAGCTGtcctcaggtgtgcccaggtgtgtctccaTGCAGGACCTGAACTGTGAGAAGAAGGAGAACCCCATGAACATCTCTAGGTGTGCCCCATGGCCACGTGTGTTATCAGGGAGGTCCAtagctgtccccaggtgtatctcaggtgtgcccaggtgcgctCAGGTGCGTCCCCAAGCAGGACCTGAattgtgaggaggaggagaaccCCATGAACATCTCTAGGTGTGCCCCATGCCCACGTGTGTCCCTAGGTGtccacagctgtccccagctgtccccaggtgtatctcaggtgtccccagctgtcctcaggtgtgcccaggtgcgctCAGGTGTCTCTCCATGCAGGACCTGAACTGTGAGAAGAAGGAGAACCCCATGAACATCTCTAGGTGTGCCCCATGCCCACGTGTGTTATCAGGGAGGTCTAtagctgtgcccaggtgtgcccaggtgcgctCAGGTGTGTCTCCATGCAGGACCTGAACTGTGAGAAGAAGGAGAACCCCATGAACATCTCTAGGTGTGCCCCATGGCCACGTCTGTCCCtaggtgtccccagctgtccccaggtgtatctcaggtgtgctcaggtgtaCCTACGTGTCCTGCAGGACCTGaactgccaggagcaggaggaccCCATGAACATCTCTAGGTGTGCCCCATGCCCACGTGTGTTATCAGGGAGGTCCAtagctgtccccaggtgtatctcaggtgtccccaggtgcgcTCAGGTGTGTCTCCATGCAGGACCTGAACTGTGAGAAGAAGGAGAACCCCATGAACATCTCTAGGTGTGCCCCATGGCCATGTCTGTCCCtaggtgtccccagctgtccccagctgtccccaggtgtatctcaggtgtccccagctgtcctcaggtgtgcccaggtgcactCAGGTGTGTCCCCTTGCAGGACCTGAActgccaggaggaggagaaccCCATGAACATCTCTAGGTGTGCCCCATGGCCACGTGTGTTATCAGGGAGGTCCAtagctgtccccaggtgtatctcaggtgtgcccaggtgcgctCAGGTGCGTCCCCAAGCAGGACCTGAActgccaggaggaggagaaccCCATGAACATCTCTAGGTGTGCCCCATGCCCACGTGTGTCCCTAGGTGtccacagctgtccccaggtgtatctcaggtgtccccagctgtcctcaggtgtgcccaggtgcgctCAGGTGTCTCTCCATGCAGGACCTGaactgccaggagcaggaggaccCCATGAACATCTCTAGGTGTGCCCCATGCCCACGTGTGTTATCAGGGAGGTCCAtagctgtccccaggtgtatctcaggtgtccccaggtgtgcccaggtgcgctCAGGTGTGTCCCCTTGCAGGACCTGAActgccaggaggaggaggacccCATGAACAAGCTCAAGGGCCAGAAGATCGTCTCGTGCCGCATCTGCAAGGGCGACCACTGGACCACGCGCTGCCCCTACAAGGACACGCTGGGGCCCATGCAGAAGGAGCTGGCcgagcagctggggctgtccacGGGCGAGAAGGAGAAGCTGCCAGGAGGTGGGACCCCAAATTCTggctttttttgggaatttttccctcatttttcccattttttttaatggttgcGTAGCCCCAAGGTCACCGTGGTGGCCGCGTtgttgtggtggtggtggcccTGGTGACACCATGGTGGCCCCATGCAGAAGGATCTGCTGGGGCTCTCCAGGGGTGAGAAGAAACTTCTGGGACACGGgaccccagatcccaaatctcactttttttggggaattttggggatttttcctggttttttcccggtgttttttccccatttttgtgaGGTGGTGGCCCcattgtggtggtggtggcccCATGCTGGCcgagcagctggggctgttcctcacctgtcccacctgtccctcacctgtccctcacctgtccctcacctgtccctcacctgtcccacctgtccccacctgtccccacctgtcccccacctgtccccacctgtcccacctgtcccccacctgtccccacctgtccccacctgtcccccacctgtccctcacctgtccctcacctgttccccacctgtccctcacctgtccccacctgtccccacctgtccctcacctgtccctcacctgtccctcacctgtcctcacctgtctcacctgtccccacctgtccctcacctgtccctcacctgtccctcacctgtctcacctgtccccacctgttccccacctgtccctcacctgtccctcacctgtccctcacctgtctcacctgtctcacctgtccccacctgtccctcacctgtccctcacctgtccctcacctgtcccacctgtccccacctgtcccacctgcagAGGGGCGGCAGGCGCCCAGGTGAGCAAAACGCACACGTGCGTCACACCGCCGGcctgaggggacattggggaccccTGGGGGGCTCATGGGGCCAGCCGCGGAGGTGGCGCACTGGGGAGCACCTGGGCTGAAaggcacacctggggggctctggggacatttgggggacacctggggggctttggggtcacctgggacacacctggggggcctggggacacctgggaacACTTTGGGGGGCACCttgggggcacacctggggatacCTGGGGCGCACCTGGGTGGGTTaaagggacacctgggggacaaacacacctggggggcctctggggacacctgggcacacttgGGGATActttgggcacacctgggcacacctggaggcACCTGGGGAGGGTTAAAAACAACATCGGGGGGGGAACAAACCACACCTGGGGGGCTCTGGAGATGtttgggggacacctgggacacacctggagggctctggggacagctgggacacacctggggatacctgggacacacctggggatacCTGGGCGGtttttggggacacctggggggacaaACCCCACACCTGTGGCCCCTGGGGCTCACCTGAGGCCGCCCCGgcctcacctgtgcccagccGATGACAACGCCACCATCCGCGTCACCAACCTGTCGGAGGACACGCGCGAGACCGacctgcaggagctgttccGCCCCTTCGGCTCCATCTCCCGCATCTACCTGGCCAAGGACAAGACCACGGGCCAGTCCAAGGTGGGCACCTGGGGGCcgggcagctgtgcccagctgtgccgAGCTGTGCTGAGCCGAGCCAGGTGTGCGAGCCAGGTGTGCTGAGCCAGGTGTGTCCCGTAGGGCTTCGCCTTCATCAGCTTCCACCGGCGCGAGGACGCGGCCAGGGCCATCGCGGGCGTGTCCGGCTTCGGCTACGACCACCTGATCCTCAACGTGGAGTGGGCAAAGTGGgtacacctggggcacacctgggaactCACCTGGGAACTCAGCTGGGGCACCTGGGAACtcactggggacacctgggcacacctcGGAACTCACCTGGGaactcacctgggcacacctgggaactcacctggggacacctgggcacacctgggggacacacCACACCTGGGATCCTCACGTGGGTGGGCACCCACGTGGATCCACAcgtggggcacacctgggcacacctgggaactcacctggggacacctggattATAccaggcacacctggggcacacctgggaactcacctgggcacacctgggcacacctgggaactcacctgggcacacacctgcgGGGGTTACACTCACCTGATCCTCAACGTGGAGTGGGCAAAgtgggtacacctgggcactcacctgggcacacctgggcactcacctgggtacacctgggaacccagctggggacacctgggaacccagctggggacacctggattATACCaagcacacctggggcacacctgggaactcatctggggacacctgggacatACCTGGGCACATTTGGGACACACCCAGACACATCTGGGCACTCACCTGGGACAtacctgggcacatctggggcacacacctgggcacacacctgggcacacctgggggtctctcacctctcctttctccctttttcctccctccaggCCCTCCACCAACTGAGCCGCTCCCAGTCCGGCCCCAGTGGGTCCCAGTTGGTCCCAGTTTGGTCCCAGTTGGTCCCAGTTTGGTCCCAGTTGGTCCCAGTTGGTCCCAGTTTGGTTCCAGTATGGTTCCAGTTTGGTCCCAGTTGGTCCCAGTTTGGTCCCAGTTTGGTCCCAGTTTGGttccagttcatcccagttcaatAAAGCTCTGGGTTCTGGCACCGCCCCCGTCCCAGGATTTTGgtgtggaaaatgggaaaatttggggggggaggaaatgggaaaatttggggggaaaagggaattttgggaggggaAACGGGAATTACTGGGGGAGAaaacgggaattttggggcaaaaccggacattttggggaaattgagaatttggatggaaaaatggaaactttggggggaaatggagaaTTTGGATGGAAAAACGGGATTTGGGGtagaaaagtgaaatttttcctggaaaaaagaaCGACACCAGTTCCTGGGGTGGATCCAACTTTATTCCTGCCGTTTTTCaccttttttggggttttttccccatttttctgggattttttcccccacatttttttgggtttttccttcgttgtttcccccattttttggggtgatttcccctggatttgggggatcccagcagggaaaagatggaaaagaacaCGGCAGGGGAGTTTTGGAGGATCCCAAAATTcttctaaaaatcccaaaactccccttgagaaccccaaatttttcctggaagatcccaaaattccgttggaccccaaaatccatcccagagaccccaaattcccaaatttttttccccctcagtttttccttttccgGGCCCGTCCTGGCcgagggaaatttggg
This genomic window from Camarhynchus parvulus unplaced genomic scaffold, STF_HiC, whole genome shotgun sequence contains:
- the EIF3G gene encoding eukaryotic translation initiation factor 3 subunit G, which codes for MPTGDYDSKPSWADQVEEEGGEDDKVITSELLKDLPLPGVLGGPSSAEAELLKGGPLPSPKEVVNGNIKTITEYREEEDGRKVKIIRTFRIETRKASKAVARRKNWKKFGNSEFDAPGPNVATTTVSDDVFMTFITSKEDLNCQEEEDPMNKLKGQKIVSCRICKGDHWTTRCPYKDTLGPMQKELAEQLGLSTGEKEKLPGGGTPTGTHLGIPGRFLGTPGGTNPTPVAPGAHLRPPRPHLCPADDNATIRVTNLSEDTRETDLQELFRPFGSISRIYLAKDKTTGQSKGFAFISFHRREDAARAIAGVSGFGYDHLILNVEWAKPSTN